In a genomic window of Chthonomonadales bacterium:
- a CDS encoding FAD-dependent oxidoreductase, translated as MRLVIVGGVAGGASAAARARRLSEDAEIVLVERGPDISYATCGIPYFVGGEVTSSSELLVQTPQAMRRRFAIDVRVRTEALRVDRETREIALRDLERGTLERTSYDALILATGALPLRPRLPGIERPGHFTLRTVADGRAVSAWIAERSARTAVIVGGGFIGLEMAEQLRVRGLEVTLVEALPQVMSTLDPEMASLLHAELRANGVDLRLGDAVDRFDAPERGARASTVALRGGARLPADIVVLALGVRPDVRLAREAGLEIGALGGIRVDERMRTSDPRIRAVGDAVEVRHTVTGAWSLISLAGPASRQGRIAADGVFGRDSRYPGTLGTGILRLFGLTAACTGATETMLVSSATPHHAVHLHPASHVGFYPGAAPMALKVLFSPDDGRLLGAQAVGRVAVDKRIDVLATALRGGMTVDDLAELELAYAPPFGSARDPINLAGMAAQSVTAGDVAQAHWREVASLDRASIFLLDVRDPAEWAEGQIAGAAHIPLGELRERLDEIPREREVVVFCRSGQRSYYACRILSQRGIRCRNLSGAYLTWRAGMGDPEH; from the coding sequence GACGCCGAGATCGTGCTCGTGGAGCGCGGCCCCGACATCTCCTACGCCACCTGCGGCATTCCCTATTTCGTCGGAGGCGAGGTCACCTCCTCGAGCGAGCTGCTTGTTCAGACCCCTCAGGCCATGAGGCGCCGCTTCGCCATCGATGTGCGCGTGCGCACCGAGGCCTTACGCGTTGACCGGGAGACGCGCGAGATCGCGCTGCGCGATCTGGAGCGCGGCACTCTTGAGCGTACCTCGTATGACGCCCTGATCCTCGCCACCGGGGCCCTCCCGCTGCGGCCCCGCCTGCCCGGCATCGAGCGCCCCGGCCACTTCACCCTCCGCACGGTGGCGGACGGCCGCGCGGTGAGCGCGTGGATTGCCGAACGCAGCGCGCGCACGGCCGTCATCGTGGGAGGTGGGTTCATCGGCCTGGAGATGGCCGAGCAACTCCGTGTGCGCGGCCTGGAGGTAACGCTCGTCGAGGCGTTACCGCAGGTCATGAGCACACTGGATCCCGAGATGGCCTCGCTGCTACACGCGGAGCTCCGGGCCAACGGCGTGGACCTCCGGCTCGGCGATGCCGTGGATCGATTCGACGCGCCCGAGCGCGGAGCGCGCGCCTCGACGGTGGCGCTCCGCGGTGGCGCCAGGCTCCCGGCGGATATTGTCGTGCTCGCGCTGGGCGTGCGCCCGGACGTGAGGCTTGCGCGCGAGGCCGGACTGGAGATCGGCGCCCTGGGCGGCATACGCGTCGACGAGCGGATGCGGACGAGTGACCCGCGCATCCGGGCGGTCGGCGACGCCGTCGAGGTGCGCCACACCGTCACCGGCGCATGGAGCCTGATCTCGCTGGCCGGCCCGGCGAGCCGGCAGGGGCGGATCGCGGCCGACGGCGTGTTTGGACGCGATAGCCGCTACCCCGGCACGCTCGGCACGGGCATCCTGCGCCTGTTCGGCCTCACCGCGGCGTGCACCGGCGCCACCGAGACGATGCTGGTGAGCTCGGCGACGCCCCATCACGCCGTCCATCTCCATCCCGCCTCGCACGTCGGCTTCTACCCCGGCGCCGCCCCGATGGCCCTGAAGGTGCTGTTCAGCCCGGACGACGGGCGCCTGCTGGGGGCACAGGCGGTGGGGCGGGTCGCCGTGGACAAGCGGATCGATGTGCTCGCCACGGCACTGCGCGGCGGCATGACGGTGGACGACCTTGCAGAACTCGAACTCGCGTACGCGCCGCCGTTCGGCTCGGCCAGGGATCCCATCAACCTGGCGGGCATGGCCGCGCAGAGCGTGACCGCCGGCGACGTCGCGCAAGCGCACTGGCGGGAGGTGGCCTCCCTCGATCGGGCGAGCATCTTCCTTCTGGACGTGCGGGACCCTGCCGAGTGGGCGGAGGGACAGATCGCGGGCGCGGCGCACATCCCGCTTGGAGAGCTGCGCGAGCGCCTGGACGAGATCCCGCGCGAGCGGGAGGTGGTTGTCTTCTGCCGTTCCGGGCAACGGTCCTACTACGCCTGCCGCATCCTCTCACAGCGCGGCATCCGCTGCCGAAACCTCTCGGGCGCCTACCTGACCTGGCGGGCGGGCATGGGCGATCCGGAGCACTGA